In Opitutaceae bacterium TAV5, one genomic interval encodes:
- a CDS encoding acriflavine resistance protein B: MKSAFTDIFIRRPVLAIVVNLVIIIAGVQAWETLTVRQYPRMDDSTITVTTAYVGASAELVRGFITTPLERSIAAADGIDYIESTSSQGVSTINVRLKLNYDPTKALSEINSRVNQVRGDLPPEAEIPVINIQSTDSQFASAYLRFNSTTLQRNEITDYLVRVVQPRLSTVAGVQKADILGARTFAMRIWLKPDRMAALNISPAQVRAALAANNYLSAVGTTKGSLVQVNLTANTDLRSVAEFRDLVMREEGGSIVRLSDIADVVLGAEDYDADVRFSGESAVFIGVFALPTANALDVVKGIRTEMEDIVQNLPTGLDGGIAYDATAYIQDAIDEVFTTLGETLLIVIIVIFLFLGSFRSVLIPVVAIPISLVGALFLMQAFGFSVNLLTLLAIVLSVGIVVDDAIVVVENVERHMHEGKTPFEAALAGARELVSPIISMTITLAAVYAPIGLQGGLTGSLFREFAFTLAGAVTISGVVALTLSPMMSSQLLKPGLDDRGLAGLITRGFEKLKRGYGVLLNGTLNARPAVYIVWIVLSLAAIPMYMISPKELAPAEDQGVILAIAETPANGTLDQAVLSTEAANKFFLSHPETSRTFLITQPSSSFGGMVLKPWGERKRSVFEITPEVVAGLSHIPGVRYNAINPPALPGGGTFPIEFVVASTADTPQILDIVREIVDRANKANLFLFPPIIDIKIDQPQSEITIDRDKVAALGLNLEQVGADMSAAVGGNYVNRFNIDGRSYKVIPQVARSERLNADQLRNIYVTGPAGQLVPLSTVATIEDSTVPRTLNRFQQLNSVKISGMALRPLDEALRFLEDTATEVMPKGYKIDYTGQSRQLRVEGNKFGPAFLLAVILIFLVLAAQFNSFRDPFVILAGSVPLAMFGALIFSLLKMPNPQLHYFTDGWTTTMNIYSQVGLVTLIGLVSKNGILMVEFANHLQLQGLSKIAAIREASLTRFRPILMTTMATVIGHFPLTLVTGAGAEARNSIGIVIVAGMAIGSLFTFFIVPSLYVLIAKDRGGRQEHLAAPAAHVAPAS, translated from the coding sequence ATGAAATCCGCTTTCACCGACATTTTCATCCGTCGGCCCGTGCTCGCGATCGTGGTCAATCTCGTGATCATCATCGCCGGCGTCCAGGCCTGGGAGACGCTCACCGTGCGCCAGTATCCGCGCATGGACGACTCCACCATCACCGTGACGACCGCCTACGTCGGCGCCAGCGCCGAACTCGTCCGCGGCTTCATCACCACGCCGCTCGAGCGCTCCATCGCCGCCGCTGACGGCATCGACTACATCGAGTCCACCAGTTCGCAGGGCGTCTCCACCATCAACGTCCGCCTCAAGCTCAACTACGATCCGACCAAGGCGCTTTCCGAAATCAACTCGCGCGTCAACCAGGTGCGCGGCGACCTCCCGCCCGAGGCCGAGATTCCGGTCATCAACATCCAGTCCACCGACTCGCAGTTCGCCTCGGCCTACCTGCGCTTCAATTCCACCACGCTCCAGCGCAACGAAATCACCGATTACCTCGTGCGCGTCGTGCAGCCCCGCCTCTCCACTGTCGCCGGCGTGCAGAAGGCCGACATCCTCGGCGCCCGCACCTTCGCCATGCGCATCTGGCTCAAGCCCGACCGCATGGCCGCGCTCAACATCAGCCCCGCGCAGGTTCGCGCCGCCCTCGCCGCCAACAACTACCTCTCCGCCGTCGGCACCACCAAGGGCTCGCTCGTCCAGGTCAACCTCACCGCCAACACCGACCTGCGCTCCGTCGCCGAATTCCGCGACCTCGTCATGCGCGAGGAAGGCGGCTCCATCGTGCGCCTCTCCGACATCGCCGACGTCGTGCTCGGCGCCGAGGACTACGACGCCGACGTGCGTTTCTCCGGCGAATCCGCCGTCTTCATCGGCGTCTTCGCCCTGCCCACCGCCAACGCGCTCGATGTCGTCAAGGGCATCCGCACCGAGATGGAGGACATCGTGCAAAACCTGCCGACCGGTCTCGACGGCGGCATCGCCTACGACGCCACCGCCTACATCCAGGACGCCATCGACGAGGTATTCACCACGCTCGGCGAGACGCTGCTCATCGTCATCATCGTCATTTTCCTCTTCCTCGGTTCCTTCCGCTCCGTGCTCATCCCGGTGGTGGCGATCCCGATCTCGCTTGTCGGCGCGCTGTTCCTGATGCAGGCCTTCGGTTTCTCGGTCAACCTGCTCACCCTCCTCGCCATCGTGCTCTCGGTCGGTATCGTCGTCGACGACGCCATCGTCGTGGTCGAAAACGTCGAGCGCCACATGCACGAGGGCAAGACGCCCTTCGAGGCCGCGCTCGCCGGCGCGCGCGAACTCGTGTCGCCGATCATCTCGATGACGATCACGCTCGCCGCCGTGTACGCGCCCATCGGCTTGCAGGGCGGTCTCACCGGTTCGCTCTTCCGCGAATTCGCCTTTACGCTGGCCGGCGCGGTGACGATCTCCGGCGTCGTCGCGCTCACGCTCTCGCCGATGATGTCGTCGCAGTTGCTGAAACCCGGCCTCGACGATCGCGGCCTCGCCGGACTCATCACCCGCGGTTTCGAGAAACTCAAACGCGGCTACGGCGTGCTCCTCAACGGCACGCTCAACGCCCGCCCCGCCGTATACATCGTGTGGATCGTCCTCTCGCTCGCGGCCATCCCGATGTACATGATCTCGCCCAAGGAACTCGCTCCCGCCGAGGACCAGGGCGTCATCCTCGCCATCGCCGAAACACCCGCCAACGGCACGCTCGACCAGGCGGTGCTTTCCACCGAGGCCGCCAACAAGTTTTTCCTGAGCCATCCCGAGACCTCCCGGACCTTCCTCATCACGCAGCCGTCCAGTTCCTTCGGCGGCATGGTGCTGAAGCCCTGGGGCGAGCGCAAACGCTCGGTCTTCGAAATCACGCCCGAGGTCGTCGCCGGCCTCAGCCATATTCCCGGCGTGCGCTACAACGCCATCAATCCGCCCGCGCTCCCGGGCGGCGGCACGTTCCCGATCGAGTTTGTCGTGGCCTCCACGGCCGACACCCCGCAGATCCTCGACATCGTCCGGGAAATCGTCGACCGCGCCAACAAGGCCAACCTCTTCCTCTTCCCGCCGATCATCGACATCAAGATCGACCAGCCGCAGTCGGAGATCACCATCGACCGCGACAAGGTCGCCGCGCTCGGGCTCAACCTCGAGCAGGTCGGCGCGGACATGTCCGCCGCCGTCGGCGGCAACTACGTCAACCGCTTCAACATCGACGGACGCAGCTACAAGGTCATCCCGCAGGTCGCCCGCTCCGAGCGCCTCAACGCCGACCAGCTCCGGAACATCTACGTCACCGGCCCCGCCGGCCAGCTCGTGCCGCTCAGCACCGTGGCCACGATCGAGGACTCGACCGTGCCGCGCACGCTCAACCGCTTCCAGCAGCTCAATTCCGTCAAAATCAGCGGCATGGCGCTGCGTCCGCTCGACGAAGCGCTCCGCTTCCTGGAAGACACGGCCACCGAAGTCATGCCCAAGGGCTACAAGATCGACTACACCGGCCAGTCGCGCCAGCTCCGCGTCGAAGGCAACAAGTTCGGCCCGGCCTTCCTCCTCGCCGTGATCCTGATCTTCCTCGTGCTCGCCGCGCAGTTCAACTCGTTCCGCGATCCCTTCGTCATCCTCGCCGGTTCGGTGCCGCTCGCCATGTTCGGCGCGCTCATCTTCTCGCTGCTGAAAATGCCCAACCCGCAGCTTCACTACTTCACCGACGGCTGGACGACCACGATGAACATCTATTCGCAGGTGGGCCTCGTCACCCTGATCGGTCTCGTATCCAAGAACGGCATCCTGATGGTGGAGTTTGCCAACCACCTCCAGTTGCAGGGCCTTTCCAAGATTGCGGCGATCCGTGAAGCCTCGCTCACGCGTTTCCGCCCCATCCTGATGACGACGATGGCCACGGTGATCGGCCACTTCCCGCTCACGCTCGTGACCGGCGCGGGCGCCGAGGCGCGCAACAGCATCGGTATCGTCATCGTGGCCGGCATGGCCATCGGTTCGCTCTTCACCTTCTTCATCGTGCCGTCGCTCTACGTCCTCATCGCCAAGGACCGCGGCGGCCGCCAGGAACATCTCGCCGCTCCGGCTGCACACGTGGCCCCGGCATCGTAA
- a CDS encoding transporter codes for MKIHRLTVLFLLAFVSLQPSASGLSAAEPATAATALPPVPPPAPLTDPAPDIPEKLDLPTALAFAVQHNYAIRLAREQIEEQEGVIIEVRADAIPHVSLDGAYRLNEKEISNYPGDRDQDWNIALTVRQKLYAGGGVRAALDAQTLVREAAILSLQSVISDALLEVRTRYYDVLLAREQITVQQQNVELLEEQLQTARNRYEAGSVSHFDVLRAEVELANAQPGLITARNNFRIAIDELRRVLGYTNLEVVDPHKAPEFVGKLEFTPVTYDLAASIEQAIRDRPELQRLDKITRAREAGVSVAVADYRPTFDLVGGYQVRRNQTTASFSDSQDGWLVGVEGSWAIFDGAATRGRVRQARSQLEQSKIQFQSERLRVEVEVRRALSSLQEATELANAAGKVVDQAEEALRLADARYGAGSATQLDQLQARTALTEARLNQLQANYNYLVSVATIQRAIAASDRYELPE; via the coding sequence ATGAAAATCCACCGACTCACCGTGCTGTTCCTGCTGGCCTTCGTCAGCCTCCAGCCTTCGGCCTCCGGCCTTTCCGCGGCGGAACCCGCCACCGCCGCCACCGCCTTGCCTCCGGTCCCGCCACCCGCGCCGCTGACCGATCCTGCGCCCGACATCCCGGAAAAACTCGACCTGCCCACCGCCCTCGCCTTCGCGGTCCAGCACAACTACGCGATCCGTCTCGCCCGCGAGCAGATCGAGGAGCAGGAGGGCGTCATCATCGAAGTCCGCGCCGACGCCATCCCGCACGTCTCGCTCGACGGCGCTTACCGGCTCAACGAAAAGGAAATTTCCAACTACCCCGGCGACCGCGACCAGGACTGGAACATCGCGCTCACCGTCCGCCAGAAACTCTACGCCGGCGGCGGTGTGCGCGCCGCGCTCGATGCGCAGACGCTCGTCCGCGAGGCGGCCATCCTCTCGCTCCAGTCCGTCATCAGCGATGCCTTGCTGGAAGTGCGCACGCGCTACTACGACGTGCTTCTCGCCCGCGAGCAGATCACCGTGCAGCAACAGAACGTGGAGCTTCTCGAAGAACAGCTCCAGACCGCCCGCAACCGCTATGAAGCCGGCTCCGTCTCGCACTTCGATGTGCTCCGCGCCGAAGTCGAGCTCGCCAATGCCCAGCCCGGTCTCATCACCGCGCGCAACAACTTCCGCATCGCCATCGACGAGCTCCGCCGCGTCCTCGGCTACACCAACCTCGAAGTGGTCGATCCGCACAAGGCTCCCGAATTTGTCGGCAAGCTCGAATTCACGCCCGTCACCTACGACCTCGCCGCCTCGATCGAGCAGGCGATCCGCGACCGTCCCGAGCTCCAGCGGCTCGACAAGATCACCCGCGCGCGCGAGGCCGGCGTGAGTGTGGCCGTGGCCGACTACCGCCCGACGTTCGATCTGGTCGGCGGCTACCAGGTGCGCCGCAACCAGACGACCGCCTCGTTTTCCGATTCGCAGGACGGCTGGCTCGTGGGCGTCGAGGGTTCATGGGCGATCTTCGACGGCGCCGCCACGCGCGGCCGTGTCCGCCAGGCCCGGTCGCAGCTCGAACAGTCGAAAATCCAGTTCCAGTCCGAACGCCTTCGCGTCGAGGTCGAGGTGCGCCGCGCGCTCTCCTCGCTGCAGGAAGCGACCGAGCTCGCCAACGCCGCCGGCAAGGTCGTCGACCAGGCCGAGGAGGCGCTGCGCCTCGCCGACGCCCGTTACGGCGCCGGCTCGGCCACGCAGCTCGACCAGTTGCAGGCCCGCACCGCCCTGACGGAGGCGCGCCTCAACCAGCTCCAGGCCAACTACAACTATCTCGTATCCGTCGCAACGATACAGCGTGCCATCGCCGCCTCCGATCGTTACGAACTGCCCGAATAA
- a CDS encoding nitroreductase, with protein sequence MPYRTRRTIKPASMDAARPVEKSVLAEILTDAHWAPSHGMTQPWRFHVFAGAARQRLADGLLSIYDRLVPPAARNEEKRAKLSALALRSPVVIAVAARVEPGGKIPEPEEIAATCCAVQNLMLSAHGHGLGSFWATPPVTRSAEFAAWLGLDDTHRMLGVVALGYPLPGKIPPPPPRHPLEQHVVWHDE encoded by the coding sequence ATGCCCTACCGAACCCGCCGCACGATCAAGCCCGCATCGATGGACGCGGCGCGTCCCGTCGAAAAATCCGTCCTTGCGGAAATCCTCACCGACGCCCACTGGGCGCCGTCGCACGGGATGACGCAGCCGTGGCGCTTCCATGTTTTCGCCGGCGCCGCCCGCCAGCGCCTCGCCGACGGCCTGCTGTCGATTTACGACCGGCTCGTGCCGCCCGCCGCCCGCAATGAGGAGAAGCGCGCCAAACTCTCCGCCCTCGCGCTCCGGTCGCCGGTGGTGATCGCGGTGGCCGCGCGGGTGGAGCCGGGCGGCAAGATACCCGAGCCGGAGGAAATCGCCGCGACCTGCTGCGCGGTGCAGAACCTGATGCTTTCGGCGCACGGGCACGGCCTCGGCTCATTCTGGGCGACGCCGCCGGTGACACGGTCGGCGGAGTTCGCCGCCTGGCTCGGCCTCGACGACACGCACCGGATGCTCGGCGTCGTGGCGCTCGGTTATCCCCTGCCGGGAAAAATCCCGCCACCCCCGCCGCGCCATCCGCTGGAGCAGCACGTGGTCTGGCACGACGAATGA
- a CDS encoding LysR family transcriptional regulator, whose amino-acid sequence MELRHLRYFVAVAEELNFRRAAERLHVSAPTLSVQIRDLESHVDTRLLERDTTRVRLTVAGEVLLKEAKRLLEQMQQMVTATREAGRGRQGTLRIGNAGAVSYGFLPTCLNMFRERFPDVDVTLEEIAFDEQHTTALRDGRIQIGFIFDPEATRLVGLNHLQVIDTPFKVLASDAHPLARQRQISLRELEGEPLLAVGQPGSTGHAEHMLALLKDRKIRPGPVKSVMGQEAFLAMVAGGQGVSLVPMARSISTREGLSTLAIRENGPDLQFQLHAIWKADETSPLVKNFVEVLRDFRKHHA is encoded by the coding sequence ATGGAACTGAGGCACCTCCGATACTTTGTGGCCGTGGCCGAGGAACTGAATTTCCGGCGCGCGGCGGAGCGGTTGCATGTTTCGGCGCCGACGCTGAGCGTGCAGATCAGGGATCTGGAGAGCCACGTCGATACGCGCCTGCTGGAGCGGGACACCACACGGGTGCGATTGACCGTCGCCGGCGAGGTTTTGCTGAAGGAAGCGAAGCGGCTGCTGGAGCAGATGCAGCAGATGGTGACGGCCACACGGGAGGCCGGCCGGGGACGGCAGGGGACGCTGCGGATCGGCAACGCCGGAGCGGTCTCCTACGGATTTCTCCCGACGTGCCTGAACATGTTCCGCGAGCGTTTTCCCGACGTCGACGTGACGCTGGAGGAAATCGCCTTTGACGAGCAGCACACCACGGCCCTTCGCGACGGCCGGATACAGATCGGATTCATCTTCGACCCCGAAGCGACCAGGCTTGTCGGCCTGAATCATCTCCAGGTCATCGACACGCCTTTCAAGGTGCTCGCCAGCGACGCGCATCCGCTCGCCCGGCAGCGGCAGATTTCGCTACGGGAGCTGGAGGGTGAACCGCTGCTGGCGGTAGGGCAGCCCGGAAGCACCGGGCACGCCGAGCATATGCTTGCGTTGCTGAAAGACCGGAAAATCAGGCCCGGGCCGGTGAAATCCGTCATGGGTCAGGAGGCGTTTCTCGCGATGGTAGCGGGCGGCCAGGGAGTATCGCTTGTGCCGATGGCGCGCAGCATCTCCACGCGGGAGGGGCTTTCCACGCTGGCGATCAGGGAGAACGGGCCGGACCTGCAATTCCAGTTGCACGCGATCTGGAAGGCGGACGAGACCTCCCCGCTGGTGAAGAATTTCGTCGAGGTGCTGCGGGATTTTCGCAAGCACCACGCGTGA
- a CDS encoding transcriptional regulator, with product MTPSIDPIQDALRHRAFKCAGKHEPRCRTLLAFLVTSHRVRTFLKHSLSKQKLTETGFRILATLVAHEDAPLSPTQISSLASMWPPTVTDVLTRLEISGLIIRERSTVDRRQVLTRLTPAGRKHYTSAVDHLVGDMVRLAEPIAPAEFAVLRTACDHLDSRVAQLTENAGAGSSSASDITAAPEEEAAHA from the coding sequence ATGACTCCCTCCATCGACCCCATCCAGGATGCCCTCCGCCACCGGGCCTTCAAATGCGCCGGCAAGCACGAGCCCCGTTGCCGCACCCTGCTCGCCTTTCTCGTCACGTCCCACCGGGTTCGCACCTTTCTCAAGCACAGTCTTTCGAAACAGAAACTCACCGAAACCGGATTCCGGATCCTCGCCACCCTCGTTGCCCACGAAGACGCTCCGCTTTCCCCGACACAGATTTCGAGCCTGGCATCCATGTGGCCGCCCACCGTCACCGATGTGCTCACCCGGCTGGAAATTTCCGGCCTCATCATCCGCGAACGCAGCACCGTCGACCGCCGCCAGGTTCTCACCCGGCTGACGCCCGCCGGCCGCAAACACTACACGTCGGCTGTCGATCATCTCGTCGGCGACATGGTCCGCCTCGCCGAACCGATCGCCCCGGCCGAATTCGCCGTGCTGCGCACGGCCTGCGACCATCTCGATTCCCGGGTTGCCCAACTGACGGAGAACGCGGGAGCGGGCAGTTCTTCGGCTTCCGATATCACGGCTGCGCCGGAGGAGGAGGCCGCACACGCATGA
- a CDS encoding hemolysin D: MPRQHTLLFILAIAAPLFAAGCGKNRDAAAPAAPPSAVEVGVVTLGTTAVSQTRELPGRTEAHRVAQVRARVNGIVQKRHFTEGADVKEGELLYQIDPAPYQAVLDSAKASLARAESNLKTASLQAERFKGLVAVNAVSKQQYDDAVAAVGTYTADVAAARAAITSAEIDLGYTKVTSPIAGRIGLSEVTEGAYVQAAQATLMATVQQLDPIYVNLVQPSAEVSRLKRALEKGTLKSGAEKGGAPVHLILEDGTAYEHAGALQFSDVTVDRTTGSVTLRALFPNPRGDLFPGMFVRARFEEGVNPQALLAPQQGVSRNYRGQPTAWVVTADNKAENRIIETGRTHGDQWIVTGGLNPGDKVIVTNLQRIRTGTPVTAVPWTPKTGAAGATDEKSKN, translated from the coding sequence ATGCCACGCCAACACACCCTTCTTTTCATTCTCGCCATCGCCGCTCCGCTGTTTGCCGCCGGCTGCGGCAAAAACCGGGACGCCGCGGCCCCCGCCGCTCCGCCGTCCGCCGTCGAGGTCGGCGTCGTCACGCTCGGCACCACCGCCGTCTCGCAGACCCGCGAACTTCCCGGTCGCACCGAGGCGCATCGCGTCGCCCAGGTGCGGGCGCGGGTCAACGGCATCGTTCAAAAGCGCCATTTCACCGAGGGCGCCGACGTGAAGGAAGGCGAACTGCTCTACCAGATCGACCCGGCCCCGTACCAGGCCGTGCTCGACAGCGCGAAGGCCAGCCTCGCCCGCGCCGAGTCCAACCTGAAGACCGCCAGTCTCCAGGCCGAGCGCTTCAAGGGACTCGTCGCCGTCAATGCCGTCAGCAAACAGCAATACGACGACGCCGTCGCGGCCGTTGGCACATACACGGCCGACGTGGCCGCCGCCCGCGCCGCGATCACTTCGGCGGAGATCGATCTCGGTTACACAAAGGTCACCTCGCCCATCGCCGGCCGGATCGGTCTCTCCGAAGTCACGGAAGGCGCCTACGTGCAGGCCGCGCAGGCCACGCTCATGGCGACCGTCCAGCAGCTCGATCCCATCTACGTCAACCTCGTCCAGCCCAGTGCGGAAGTCTCGCGGCTCAAGCGCGCTCTCGAAAAGGGCACCCTGAAATCCGGCGCGGAGAAGGGAGGCGCGCCCGTCCATCTCATTCTCGAGGACGGCACCGCCTACGAGCATGCGGGGGCGCTCCAGTTTTCCGATGTCACCGTGGACCGCACCACCGGTTCGGTCACCCTGCGCGCGCTCTTTCCCAATCCGCGCGGCGATCTTTTTCCCGGCATGTTTGTGCGCGCCCGGTTCGAGGAAGGAGTCAACCCGCAGGCGCTGCTCGCTCCGCAGCAGGGCGTCAGCCGCAACTATCGGGGCCAGCCCACCGCCTGGGTGGTGACGGCGGACAACAAGGCCGAGAACCGTATCATCGAAACCGGCCGCACGCACGGCGACCAGTGGATCGTCACCGGCGGCCTCAACCCCGGGGACAAGGTCATTGTCACCAATCTCCAGCGTATCCGCACCGGCACTCCGGTAACCGCTGTCCCCTGGACGCCGAAAACCGGGGCGGCGGGCGCAACGGACGAAAAATCGAAAAACTGA
- a CDS encoding multidrug transporter yields MARFFIDRPVFAWVIAILLMGAGLLAIRTLPVSQYPDIASPQVEISARYPGASAETVQNTVAQIIEQQLTGIDHLRYMETRSDSDGNVTITITFNNEANPDIAQVQVQNKLQLATPLLPQEVQQLGVTVKKSVRNFLIVYGFYTEDGSLNKDDISDYLAANLKEPISRIKGVGDVTLFGTEYSMRIWLNADQMTNYNISVADIAAALDAQNAQISAGQFGGAPAIPGQRLNANITIRTRLQSPEDFEKVLLRVNEDGSRVRLGDVARIELGGESAAISAFYNGHATSGLAVKPATGANALETVRLLNEYIDSQKEFFPSGLLVTPAYDTTPFVRLSIEEVVKTLIEAIVLVFLVMYLFLQNIRATLIPTIAVPVVLLGTFAVMAICGFTINTLTMFGMVLAIGLLVDDAIVVVENVERVMSEEGLPPKEATRKSMGQITGALVGIALVLSAVFLPMAFFGGATGIIYRQFSITIASAMALSVFVAVTLTPALCATMLKPIPRGHHEEKRGFFGWFNRTFNRSTALYATGVRHSIRRWGRALVIYGGITALMAWIFLRLPTSFLPEEDQGVLLLQVQLPAGSTQEQTIDVLREVEEYFFANEKEAVQSVMAVAGFSFGGRGQNAGFGFIKLKDWEERPGKNNRANAIAGRAMAHFATVKEATIYTFPPPAIIELGTANGFEFQLIDRSNQGHEALMEARGRLLGLAGGDPVLFATRPNGFDDVAEYRLHIDEEKASSFGLSLGLVNQTLAAAWGSTYINDFSHHGRVKKVYLQADAPWRMVPEDFERWYVPGAGGEPVPVSAITEGEWTFGSPLLERFNGLPSIAIQGSAAPGKSTGDAMNAMERLMKELPAGFTHAWTALSYEEKLSGAQAPALYAISLAIVFLCLAALYESWSVPFSVMLVVPLGIVGAVLAVWLRGLNNDVYFQVGLITTVGLSAKNAILIVEFAKVAYDKGADLVEATIHASRQRLRPILMTSLAFGFGVLPLAISSGAGSGSQNAIGTSVLGGIITATVLAIFLIPVFFVVVTWVFQGRRKRTPADSGPNAGSPQ; encoded by the coding sequence ATGGCCAGATTTTTTATCGACCGCCCGGTTTTCGCCTGGGTGATCGCCATCCTCCTCATGGGCGCCGGCCTGCTTGCCATCCGCACGCTGCCTGTTTCCCAGTATCCCGACATCGCCTCGCCACAGGTCGAAATCTCCGCCCGCTATCCCGGCGCCTCGGCCGAGACGGTGCAAAACACCGTCGCGCAGATCATCGAACAACAACTCACCGGCATCGACCATCTCCGCTACATGGAGACGCGCAGCGATTCCGACGGCAACGTCACGATCACCATCACGTTCAACAACGAGGCCAATCCCGACATTGCCCAGGTGCAGGTGCAGAACAAGCTCCAGCTCGCCACCCCGCTCCTGCCGCAGGAAGTGCAGCAACTCGGCGTCACCGTCAAAAAATCGGTCCGCAACTTCCTGATCGTTTATGGCTTCTACACCGAGGACGGCTCGCTCAACAAGGACGACATCTCCGACTACCTCGCCGCCAATCTCAAGGAGCCGATCAGCCGCATCAAGGGCGTTGGCGACGTCACGCTTTTCGGTACCGAGTACTCGATGCGCATCTGGCTCAACGCCGACCAGATGACCAACTACAACATCTCCGTCGCCGACATTGCCGCCGCCCTCGACGCGCAGAACGCGCAGATCTCCGCCGGCCAGTTTGGCGGCGCCCCCGCGATTCCCGGCCAGCGCCTCAACGCCAACATCACCATCCGCACGCGGCTCCAGAGCCCCGAGGATTTTGAAAAGGTCCTTCTCCGCGTCAACGAGGACGGTTCCCGCGTCCGCCTCGGCGATGTCGCCCGTATCGAGCTCGGCGGCGAGAGCGCCGCCATCTCCGCCTTCTACAACGGCCACGCCACTTCCGGCCTCGCCGTCAAGCCCGCGACCGGCGCCAACGCGCTCGAAACCGTCCGCCTGCTCAACGAGTACATCGACTCGCAGAAAGAGTTTTTCCCATCCGGTCTCCTGGTGACGCCCGCCTACGACACCACGCCCTTCGTGCGTCTTTCCATCGAGGAAGTCGTCAAGACGCTCATCGAGGCCATCGTCCTCGTGTTTCTCGTCATGTATCTGTTTTTACAGAACATCCGGGCCACGCTCATCCCCACCATCGCGGTGCCCGTCGTGCTGCTCGGCACGTTCGCCGTCATGGCCATTTGCGGATTCACGATCAACACGCTGACCATGTTCGGCATGGTCCTGGCCATCGGCCTGCTCGTGGACGACGCCATCGTGGTTGTCGAAAACGTCGAGCGTGTCATGTCCGAGGAGGGCCTGCCGCCGAAGGAGGCCACGCGCAAATCCATGGGCCAGATCACGGGCGCGCTCGTCGGCATTGCGCTCGTGCTCTCCGCCGTGTTCCTGCCCATGGCCTTCTTCGGCGGCGCCACCGGCATCATCTACCGGCAGTTTTCCATCACCATCGCCTCGGCCATGGCGCTCTCGGTGTTCGTCGCCGTCACCCTCACGCCGGCGCTTTGCGCGACCATGCTCAAGCCCATCCCCCGGGGGCATCACGAGGAGAAGCGCGGCTTCTTCGGCTGGTTCAACCGCACTTTCAACCGCAGCACCGCGCTTTACGCCACCGGCGTGCGCCACTCCATCCGCCGCTGGGGCCGGGCGCTCGTCATCTACGGCGGCATCACCGCGCTCATGGCCTGGATCTTCCTGCGGCTGCCCACCTCCTTCCTGCCCGAGGAGGACCAGGGCGTGCTCCTGCTCCAGGTCCAGCTCCCTGCCGGTTCGACCCAGGAACAGACCATCGACGTGCTCCGCGAAGTGGAGGAGTACTTCTTCGCCAACGAAAAGGAAGCCGTCCAGTCGGTCATGGCCGTGGCCGGGTTCAGCTTCGGCGGACGTGGCCAGAATGCCGGCTTCGGTTTCATCAAGCTCAAGGACTGGGAGGAGCGTCCCGGGAAAAACAACCGTGCCAATGCCATCGCCGGCCGTGCCATGGCGCATTTCGCCACCGTCAAGGAAGCGACCATCTATACCTTCCCTCCACCGGCCATCATTGAACTGGGAACGGCCAACGGCTTCGAGTTCCAGCTCATCGACCGTTCCAACCAGGGGCACGAAGCGCTCATGGAGGCTCGCGGCCGGCTTCTCGGTCTGGCCGGCGGGGACCCCGTCCTCTTCGCCACCCGTCCCAACGGTTTCGACGACGTGGCCGAATACCGGCTTCACATCGACGAGGAGAAAGCTTCCTCCTTCGGCCTCTCGCTCGGGCTCGTCAACCAGACGCTCGCCGCCGCCTGGGGCTCCACCTACATAAATGACTTTTCGCACCACGGCCGCGTCAAGAAAGTCTATCTCCAGGCCGACGCGCCCTGGCGCATGGTGCCCGAGGATTTCGAGCGCTGGTATGTGCCCGGGGCCGGCGGCGAGCCCGTGCCCGTCAGTGCGATCACCGAAGGTGAATGGACGTTCGGTTCGCCGCTTCTCGAACGCTTCAACGGACTGCCTTCCATCGCCATCCAGGGTTCGGCCGCTCCCGGCAAGAGCACCGGCGACGCCATGAACGCCATGGAGCGCCTCATGAAAGAGCTCCCCGCCGGTTTCACCCACGCCTGGACCGCGCTTTCCTACGAGGAGAAGCTCTCCGGGGCGCAGGCTCCGGCGCTCTACGCGATCTCGCTCGCCATTGTCTTTCTCTGTCTCGCGGCGCTCTACGAAAGCTGGTCGGTGCCGTTCTCGGTGATGCTCGTCGTGCCGCTCGGCATTGTCGGCGCGGTATTGGCCGTCTGGTTACGCGGACTGAACAACGACGTGTATTTCCAGGTCGGCCTGATCACGACCGTCGGCCTCTCGGCCAAGAACGCCATCCTCATCGTCGAGTTTGCCAAGGTGGCGTACGACAAGGGCGCCGATCTGGTCGAGGCGACGATCCACGCCTCCCGGCAGCGCCTGCGACCGATCCTGATGACGTCGCTCGCCTTCGGCTTCGGCGTGCTTCCGCTCGCCATTTCCAGCGGCGCCGGCTCCGGCTCGCAGAACGCCATCGGCACCAGCGTCCTCGGCGGTATCATCACGGCCACCGTCCTCGCGATCTTCCTCATCCCGGTGTTCTTCGTGGTCGTCACCTGGGTCTTCCAGGGCCGCCGCAAGAGAACCCCCGCCGACAGCGGCCCGAACGCAGGGAGCCCGCAATAA